Proteins from a single region of bacterium BMS3Abin14:
- the moaA1 gene encoding cyclic pyranopterin monophosphate synthase 1, with the protein MQPTLTTLPTEPQNPGLRDRPTKLFVETTSRCNFSCAMCVKQSPGILAAEGDISAATFAALLPAMGSLEALVLNGLGEPLLHPQLENFISQARRQMPPTGWIGFQSNGLLLDAPRARALAAAGLDRVCLSVDASSPETFRSLREGGELQALEAAFSALRQAKLKRPGLQFGIEFVVMRQNLDQLCDTLRWAAREGARFALVSHLLPYAENSRSDVAYPDSTEVALQFFDRWRQKGQDTGIDLGRYYHLAWKYSRTEEEEQVINLVAAMRREAEQLGIFFNLKKLLLIDRAWLDRVETTFAEAEQVAADLGLDLRLPGVIPKAQRRCDFVEDGSAFINWDGQVHPCYFLWHSCSCHASGWEQQVQARSFGLVGEQTLLQIWNSPEFSAFRRSVLSYDYPFCYACTLAPCDYIQTEQFEQDCHVNGEPCGSCLWCMGLFQCLR; encoded by the coding sequence ATGCAACCGACATTGACCACCTTGCCGACAGAACCGCAAAATCCGGGATTACGTGACCGGCCGACCAAACTGTTTGTCGAGACCACCTCCCGCTGTAATTTCAGCTGCGCCATGTGTGTCAAACAGAGCCCCGGAATATTAGCCGCTGAGGGGGATATTTCCGCCGCAACCTTCGCCGCTCTACTGCCGGCCATGGGGTCACTTGAAGCGCTGGTCCTCAACGGCCTCGGTGAACCACTGCTTCACCCACAGCTCGAAAACTTCATCAGTCAGGCCCGGAGGCAGATGCCGCCAACCGGCTGGATCGGTTTTCAAAGTAACGGCCTGCTCCTGGATGCGCCGCGTGCTCGTGCCCTGGCTGCAGCGGGTCTTGACCGAGTCTGCCTGTCCGTTGATGCCAGCTCACCGGAGACCTTTCGCTCCCTGCGCGAGGGAGGCGAACTGCAGGCGCTGGAGGCGGCCTTTTCCGCCCTGCGCCAGGCAAAATTGAAACGACCAGGGCTGCAATTCGGCATCGAGTTTGTCGTCATGCGGCAGAATCTCGATCAGCTTTGCGACACCCTGCGTTGGGCGGCCAGGGAGGGAGCGCGTTTTGCCCTGGTCAGTCACCTGCTTCCCTATGCCGAAAACAGCCGCAGCGACGTCGCATATCCCGACTCCACCGAAGTGGCCCTGCAGTTTTTTGACCGCTGGAGGCAGAAGGGTCAGGATACAGGGATCGACCTTGGCCGCTACTACCATCTCGCCTGGAAATACTCCCGTACCGAAGAGGAGGAACAGGTTATCAATCTGGTTGCGGCCATGAGGCGTGAGGCGGAGCAGTTGGGGATCTTTTTCAACCTGAAAAAGCTGCTGCTGATTGACCGCGCCTGGCTCGATCGGGTTGAGACGACCTTTGCCGAGGCCGAACAGGTTGCCGCCGATCTTGGCCTCGATCTGCGACTGCCTGGAGTAATTCCCAAAGCGCAGCGGCGCTGCGATTTCGTCGAAGACGGCAGCGCCTTCATAAACTGGGACGGACAGGTACATCCCTGCTATTTCCTCTGGCATAGCTGCAGTTGCCACGCCAGCGGCTGGGAGCAGCAGGTTCAGGCCCGCAGTTTCGGTCTGGTCGGCGAGCAGACTCTGCTGCAGATCTGGAACAGCCCCGAATTCAGCGCCTTCCGTCGTAGCGTCCTCAGCTACGACTATCCCTTCTGTTACGCCTGCACCCTGGCTCCATGCGACTACATCCAGACCGAACAGTTTGAGCAGGATTGCCACGTAAATGGAGAACCCTGCGGAAGCTGTCTGTGGTGCATGGGCCTGTTTCAGTGCCTGCGTTGA
- a CDS encoding blue-light-activated protein, whose protein sequence is MEMNDMKILAIDDNRHNLTALKAILADRLPHARLFTALDGLKGLELARAEDPDVILLDIVMPGMDGYAVCRKLKEDGRLRSIPVVFLTALRTDQESRVKALEAGAEGFLAKPFDALELTAQIRAMIKVKAANNLQWMGREQLTSLVLERTIELEKELAERRRIEAERDRLITAIEETDESIYITDLDGNILYINSAVVRNTGYSRDEMVGQNPRIVKSGKQDEAFYRDLWATISGGKTWKGQMVNRRKDGALYTVDKTISPVHDPAGAIVNYVAINHDITEHLRVSADKARLKEELHQAQRMEAIGRLAGGVAHDFNNMLSVILGHGEMLLSKLQAEDPSREKVAAIVKAGRRSSDLTRQLLTFARRQIIDPENMDLNQAVTELLKLLRNVTREDIEIKTIPADKLMMIHADRGQIEQVLMNLCLNARDAMPEGGQMIIETKEASVNSQDVKQHPYMKVGKYVLLSVSDNGVGMGENIYKHVFEPFFTTKGPNKGTGLGLSVVFGIVKQHGGYIHLDSEPERGTKFTIYFPAVDAPPDARSAVSSKPARGGTETLLVAEDEDSVRDLFQQTLESYGYKVLTARNGAEAVEVYLTHREEIALAVLDVVMPKKGGKEAYDEIAKITPGLKVLFLSGYSTNAIHDDFILSPGLSFLQKPFIPSVLARKVREILDTK, encoded by the coding sequence ATGGAAATGAATGACATGAAGATATTGGCGATTGACGATAACCGGCACAACCTGACGGCGCTCAAAGCGATCCTGGCGGACAGACTGCCTCACGCCAGGCTCTTCACCGCCCTGGACGGCCTGAAGGGGCTCGAACTTGCCAGGGCCGAGGACCCGGACGTGATCCTGCTCGACATCGTCATGCCGGGCATGGACGGATACGCGGTCTGCCGGAAGCTGAAAGAAGACGGACGCCTGCGGTCAATCCCGGTTGTCTTTCTTACTGCCCTCAGGACCGACCAGGAAAGCCGCGTAAAGGCCCTGGAAGCGGGGGCAGAAGGGTTTTTAGCCAAGCCGTTTGACGCACTCGAACTGACCGCTCAGATCCGGGCCATGATCAAGGTCAAAGCGGCCAACAACCTGCAGTGGATGGGGAGGGAACAGCTGACATCTTTGGTGTTAGAGCGCACCATCGAACTGGAGAAGGAACTCGCCGAACGCAGGCGGATCGAGGCCGAGCGTGATCGGTTGATAACGGCGATAGAGGAGACAGATGAGTCCATCTACATCACCGACCTCGACGGAAATATCCTGTACATCAACTCGGCTGTGGTGAGGAACACCGGCTATTCCAGAGACGAAATGGTGGGTCAAAATCCGCGCATTGTCAAAAGCGGCAAACAGGACGAAGCGTTCTACCGCGACCTCTGGGCAACCATCTCCGGCGGCAAAACCTGGAAAGGACAGATGGTCAACAGACGCAAGGATGGGGCCCTTTATACCGTGGATAAAACGATATCGCCGGTGCACGACCCTGCTGGAGCGATCGTTAATTACGTGGCCATCAATCATGACATCACCGAACACCTGCGTGTCAGTGCGGATAAGGCCAGATTGAAAGAGGAATTGCATCAGGCCCAGCGGATGGAGGCCATCGGCAGACTCGCAGGCGGTGTGGCTCACGATTTCAACAACATGTTGAGTGTGATTCTCGGCCACGGTGAAATGCTCCTTTCTAAACTCCAGGCCGAAGACCCTTCTCGTGAAAAGGTTGCTGCCATCGTCAAGGCCGGACGGAGATCCTCGGATCTTACGCGGCAGCTTCTCACTTTTGCCCGCCGGCAGATCATCGACCCTGAGAACATGGACCTTAACCAGGCGGTGACCGAACTTCTGAAACTCCTCCGGAATGTCACCAGAGAAGACATTGAGATCAAGACCATACCGGCGGATAAACTAATGATGATCCACGCCGACCGGGGACAGATCGAGCAGGTGCTGATGAACCTCTGCCTCAACGCCCGGGACGCCATGCCTGAGGGGGGACAGATGATCATCGAGACCAAAGAGGCATCGGTGAACAGTCAGGATGTGAAGCAGCATCCGTACATGAAAGTGGGGAAGTATGTTCTGCTTTCGGTGAGCGACAACGGGGTCGGGATGGGCGAGAATATCTATAAGCACGTCTTCGAACCGTTTTTCACCACCAAAGGCCCCAACAAGGGGACCGGTCTCGGGTTGTCCGTCGTTTTCGGGATCGTGAAGCAGCATGGCGGGTACATCCACCTGGACAGCGAACCGGAAAGGGGGACGAAATTCACCATCTATTTTCCCGCAGTGGATGCCCCCCCGGACGCCCGATCGGCGGTTTCATCGAAGCCGGCCAGGGGAGGGACCGAAACACTTCTCGTTGCGGAGGACGAGGACTCGGTCCGGGACCTGTTTCAGCAGACGTTGGAATCGTACGGATACAAAGTCCTGACTGCCCGGAACGGCGCTGAGGCGGTTGAGGTCTATCTCACCCACAGGGAAGAGATTGCTCTCGCCGTACTCGATGTCGTCATGCCAAAGAAGGGTGGGAAGGAGGCCTACGACGAGATAGCCAAAATCACCCCTGGTCTCAAGGTCCTGTTTTTGAGCGGATACTCCACCAACGCGATCCACGATGATTTCATTCTCAGCCCAGGACTCTCATTCCTCCAGAAGCCGTTCATTCCTTCTGTGTTGGCCAGGAAAGTCCGGGAGATATTGGATACAAAATAA
- a CDS encoding thiS family protein: MRVTIKLFATFRNGRFKIEERDYPPATRAGAVIEQLQIPAAKVGILFLNHRHVDENQELSEGDTLAIFPLLGGG, translated from the coding sequence ATGCGCGTTACGATCAAGCTGTTTGCCACCTTTCGCAACGGTCGTTTCAAGATTGAGGAGCGGGATTACCCGCCTGCGACCAGGGCCGGAGCTGTCATCGAGCAATTGCAGATTCCTGCGGCGAAGGTCGGCATCCTGTTCCTCAACCACCGGCATGTCGATGAGAACCAAGAGCTGAGTGAGGGAGACACCCTGGCCATTTTCCCCCTGCTTGGCGGAGGTTGA
- the ydhV_3 gene encoding putative oxidoreductase YdhV, producing MDKILRIDMRDLSQKVEPLGDLAGLGGRAMTTAIISGEVDPLCHALSAGNKIVIAPGMLSGTAGAMSGRISVGCKSPLTGTIKESNAGGQAAQVLARLGYAAIIIEGQPTGDDLYKIYINKDGVQISVDNSLKMLDNYPLIEKLRETYGDKAAYMSIGSAGERKLLAASIACTDPELHPTRHCGRGGTGAVLGSKRVKAIILDDAGMKMRPPREKDKFRDANRVFVEGLRKHPVTGEGLPAYGTNVLTNILNEAGGYPTRNFSTGQFDRAADISGETEAELEIKRGGKATHGCHRGCVIQCSGIFNDKDGNYLTKQPEYETVWAHGGNCEISDIDIIAQLDYLDDNIGVDTIEMGVAIGVAMEAGVIEFGDGAEAIRLVRDEVGKGTPMGRILASGAEVTGKAFGVERVPVVKGQSLPAYDPRAVQGIGVTYATTTQGADHTAGYAVATNILKVGGDVDPLKPAGQVELSRNLQIATAAIDSTGMCLFIAFAILDQPETFQALIDMLNAFYGLEMTGDDITALGKRVLSQEREFNRRAGFSAQHDRLPQFFKDEPLAPHNVTFDVTDEELDQVYNWD from the coding sequence ATGGATAAGATTCTTAGAATCGACATGCGTGACTTGAGTCAAAAGGTCGAGCCGCTTGGTGATCTGGCCGGCCTTGGGGGGCGGGCGATGACCACTGCCATCATCTCCGGCGAGGTCGATCCGCTCTGTCATGCGCTTTCCGCAGGCAACAAGATAGTGATTGCACCAGGAATGCTCAGCGGCACCGCAGGCGCCATGAGCGGGCGGATTTCGGTCGGATGCAAAAGCCCGCTGACCGGAACCATCAAGGAATCGAACGCCGGCGGCCAGGCGGCTCAGGTGCTGGCGCGACTCGGCTATGCCGCCATCATCATCGAGGGACAGCCGACCGGGGATGATCTCTACAAGATCTACATCAACAAGGACGGTGTGCAGATCAGCGTCGACAACAGCCTGAAAATGCTCGACAATTACCCACTGATTGAAAAGCTCAGGGAAACATACGGCGACAAAGCCGCCTACATGTCAATCGGCAGCGCGGGCGAGAGGAAGCTTCTCGCAGCCTCTATTGCCTGCACCGATCCCGAACTGCATCCCACCCGCCATTGCGGTCGCGGCGGCACGGGTGCGGTGCTTGGCTCAAAACGGGTCAAGGCGATCATCCTTGATGATGCCGGGATGAAGATGCGCCCGCCCAGGGAAAAGGATAAATTCCGCGATGCCAACCGCGTCTTTGTCGAGGGATTGCGCAAACATCCAGTGACAGGTGAAGGGCTGCCCGCCTACGGCACCAACGTGCTGACCAACATACTCAACGAAGCAGGAGGCTACCCGACTCGCAATTTCAGCACCGGGCAGTTCGATAGAGCGGCGGACATCAGCGGTGAGACCGAGGCCGAACTCGAGATCAAGCGTGGCGGCAAGGCGACCCACGGCTGCCATCGCGGCTGCGTTATCCAGTGTTCAGGAATCTTCAATGACAAGGACGGTAATTATCTGACCAAGCAACCCGAATACGAGACGGTTTGGGCTCACGGTGGAAACTGCGAAATCAGCGATATCGACATCATTGCCCAACTTGACTACCTCGACGACAATATCGGTGTAGACACCATTGAGATGGGCGTTGCCATTGGCGTCGCCATGGAAGCCGGGGTGATCGAATTCGGCGATGGGGCGGAGGCAATCCGCCTTGTGCGCGACGAAGTCGGCAAGGGCACCCCGATGGGGCGGATTCTCGCCAGCGGCGCTGAGGTAACCGGCAAGGCTTTCGGCGTCGAGCGGGTCCCGGTTGTCAAGGGGCAGTCGCTGCCGGCCTATGATCCGCGTGCGGTACAGGGGATCGGCGTCACCTATGCCACCACCACTCAGGGCGCCGACCACACCGCCGGGTATGCGGTGGCTACCAATATCCTCAAGGTCGGCGGCGATGTCGATCCGCTCAAACCGGCCGGTCAGGTGGAGCTGTCCCGCAATCTGCAGATCGCCACGGCGGCCATCGATTCGACCGGCATGTGCCTGTTCATCGCCTTTGCCATCCTCGATCAGCCCGAGACCTTCCAGGCATTGATCGACATGCTTAATGCCTTCTACGGTCTGGAAATGACCGGTGACGATATTACTGCACTGGGGAAAAGGGTTCTTTCTCAGGAGCGCGAGTTTAACCGTCGGGCCGGGTTCAGTGCCCAACATGATCGGTTGCCGCAGTTCTTCAAGGATGAGCCACTTGCGCCGCACAACGTAACTTTCGATGTTACCGACGAGGAACTCGACCAGGTTTACAACTGGGATTAA